A section of the Leptotrichia sp. HSP-342 genome encodes:
- a CDS encoding exopolysaccharide biosynthesis polyprenyl glycosylphosphotransferase: MAVSGMKKNYSYLFGILTIVTYFIGLLLVNRGLGFTNVAVIVCSMIIYYVANVYNMTGIYRLRDIIIIVGINFILVVITAFLRIFIVNEAIILFGLITMFQIIYRYIIIVGLSERKRVVFVGENGYTNDLLESIKKDRQYKLSDFLKEEKNLSSLTEKLLTLCENKKVDIIVDFTSNLLYDTKLVDKLLQYKLGGMQYYNYLEFYEMYENKLPVSNLSPKWFLENTGFEIYYNSFNLKAKRILDIIFALLIGVCVIPIMIVAAIIIKLESKGPIFFIQERIGEGNKPFKIVKFRSMTTDAEKDGPKWATKNDNRVTKFGKFMRLTRIDELPQLWNVLRGEMSFVGPRPEREFFIKQLEKEIMYYNLRHTVKPGLTGWAQVMYPYGASIEDAYRKLQYDLYYIKNHDILFDVKILLKTVTIVIFGKGR; this comes from the coding sequence ATGGCAGTAAGTGGGATGAAAAAAAATTATTCCTATTTGTTTGGGATATTGACAATTGTGACGTATTTTATAGGATTATTACTTGTAAATCGTGGACTTGGATTTACAAATGTGGCTGTGATTGTTTGTTCAATGATAATATATTATGTGGCAAATGTATATAATATGACTGGAATTTACAGATTGAGGGATATTATAATTATTGTTGGAATAAATTTTATACTTGTTGTAATTACAGCGTTTTTACGGATTTTTATTGTAAATGAAGCAATAATTCTGTTTGGACTGATTACAATGTTTCAGATTATATATCGTTATATTATAATTGTAGGACTTTCAGAACGAAAAAGAGTTGTTTTTGTTGGAGAAAATGGATATACAAATGATTTGTTGGAGAGTATAAAGAAAGATCGTCAATATAAATTATCGGACTTTCTAAAAGAAGAAAAAAATTTGAGTTCTTTGACAGAAAAACTGTTAACTTTATGTGAAAATAAAAAAGTTGATATAATCGTTGATTTTACAAGCAATCTTTTATACGATACTAAACTTGTGGATAAGCTTTTACAGTACAAACTTGGTGGAATGCAATATTATAACTATTTAGAATTTTATGAAATGTATGAGAATAAATTGCCAGTTTCAAACTTGAGTCCAAAATGGTTTTTGGAAAATACAGGATTTGAAATTTACTACAACAGTTTTAACTTGAAAGCCAAACGTATTCTCGATATAATTTTTGCACTTTTAATCGGAGTTTGTGTAATTCCAATTATGATTGTTGCTGCAATAATAATAAAACTGGAGTCGAAAGGACCGATATTCTTTATACAGGAAAGAATTGGGGAAGGAAATAAGCCATTTAAAATAGTAAAATTTCGTTCAATGACAACTGATGCGGAAAAAGACGGACCAAAATGGGCTACAAAAAATGACAACCGTGTTACAAAATTTGGTAAATTTATGCGTCTTACAAGAATTGACGAATTGCCACAATTGTGGAATGTGCTACGTGGAGAAATGAGTTTCGTAGGACCACGTCCAGAAAGAGAATTTTTTATAAAGCAGCTGGAAAAGGAAATTATGTACTACAATTTAAGACACACTGTGAAACCGGGGCTTACTGGCTGGGCACAAGTTATGTATCCGTATGGAGCGAGCATTGAAGACGCTTACAGAAAATTGCAGTATGACTTGTATTATATAAAAAATCACGATATTTTATTTGATGTGAAGATATTGTTAAAGACAGTTACGATTGTGATTTTTGGAAAAGGGAGATAA